Part of the Amycolatopsis sp. 195334CR genome is shown below.
TGGTGCGCGGCCGGCTCGGTGCCGGGAATGGTCATCGCGGTGTTGGGCTCCATCTGGGTGGCGCCACAACCCGCCGTCGCCAGCAGCACGCAGGCGAGCAGCAGGGGTCTCCGCGAGCGCACTGGCCCTTCTCCTGTCCGCGTTCGGTGGTCGTTGGTCCGATCGGCGTAGGTACTTCGGCCGACGCGCTCCACTCTCTACGTACCGTGCGGTACGCGCGAGCCGGATGGTCCGGTTGACGCGGAGCTGACGTCGGCCCGTGGCCGATCCGTGACCGATAATGCACGGCGGGTGACAGACGTCACGCAAGTGTCAGTGTTCAGAAGAATGCGCGAAACCCCATCTCAAACCGCGAGAGCGAAGAAGAGTACGAAGATCGCCAGGCCGGCCAGCCAGGCGACGAGCAACCAGCCGAAGTCACGCCACGGGTTGACCGGGCGGGTGTCCTCGCCGGGGACGTAGACGCCACGCGCCTCGAACCAGTCGGCCCAGTCACCGATCCAGCGAAACGGGTTCTTCGCGGGCACGGGCTCACCTCCTGGTCGCCGCCACCCTAGCCAACAGTGGCCGCGTTCGCCGCGTCGTAGCGTTCGCGGGCGGCGGAAATCGTTTCGCGGTGGCGCTCGGCCCACCGGGTCAGGCCGCGCAGCGAGCCGTACAGCTCCAGCGCCATCTCGGTGGAGGTGTACTCGACCTTCGGCGGCACGGTCGGGTAGACGGTCCGGACGAGCAGGCCGTCGCGTTCGAGGTTGCGCAGGGTCAGCGTGAGCATCCGGCGGCTGATGCCCTTCACCGCGCGCTCCAGCTCGGTGAAC
Proteins encoded:
- a CDS encoding helix-turn-helix domain-containing protein; translation: MSQGNIGVPEQVSHGEEMCTVLEALQRVSGKWAIGILLEASNGPVRFTELERAVKGISRRMLTLTLRNLERDGLLVRTVYPTVPPKVEYTSTEMALELYGSLRGLTRWAERHRETISAARERYDAANAATVG